The following proteins are encoded in a genomic region of Streptomyces lunaelactis:
- a CDS encoding GMC family oxidoreductase yields MTTYDYVVVGGGTAGSVIASRLTENPDVTVAVIEGGPSDVDRPEVLTLRRWMGLLGGELDYDYPTTEQPRGNSHIRHSRARVLGGCSSHNTLIAFRPLPSDWDEWAAAGAEGWDAAAMDPYFERLRNNIVPVDEADRNAIARDFVDAAQTALDVPRVDGFNKKPFHEGVGFFDLAYHPENNKRSSASVAYLHPFLDRPNLHIALETWAYRLELDGARATGVRVRTKDGEERLVEARREVLVCAGAVDTPRLLLHSGIGPRADLEELGIPVAHDLSGVGENLLDHPESVIVWETHGPIPENSAMDSDAGLFVRRDPESAGPDLMFHFYQIPFTDNPERLGYERPAHGVSMTPNIPKPRSRGRLYLTSADPDVKPALDFRYFTDENDYDGRTLVDGIKLAREIATAAPLAGWLKREVCPGPDVTSDEAIGEYARKVAHTVYHPAGTCRMGAPADELAVVSPDLRIRGLDGIRIADASVFPTMPAVNPMIGVLMVGEKCAELLAATSDERSGVR; encoded by the coding sequence ATGACTACGTACGACTATGTCGTCGTCGGGGGCGGCACCGCCGGGTCGGTCATCGCCTCCCGGCTCACCGAGAACCCGGACGTCACCGTAGCCGTCATCGAGGGCGGGCCGAGCGATGTCGACCGCCCCGAAGTCCTCACCCTGCGGCGCTGGATGGGGCTGCTCGGCGGCGAGCTCGACTACGACTACCCCACCACCGAGCAGCCACGCGGCAACTCCCACATCCGGCACAGCCGGGCCCGGGTGCTCGGCGGCTGCTCCTCGCACAACACCCTGATCGCCTTCCGGCCGCTGCCGTCCGACTGGGACGAGTGGGCGGCGGCCGGCGCCGAGGGCTGGGACGCGGCCGCGATGGACCCGTACTTCGAGCGGCTGCGGAACAACATCGTGCCGGTCGACGAGGCGGACCGTAACGCCATCGCCCGCGACTTCGTCGACGCGGCGCAGACCGCCCTGGACGTCCCGCGGGTCGACGGCTTCAACAAGAAGCCCTTCCACGAGGGCGTCGGCTTCTTCGACCTCGCGTACCACCCGGAGAACAACAAGCGCTCGTCCGCGTCCGTCGCGTATCTGCACCCCTTCCTGGACCGCCCGAACCTGCACATCGCCCTGGAGACCTGGGCGTACCGGCTGGAGCTGGACGGCGCGCGGGCGACGGGCGTACGCGTCCGTACCAAGGACGGCGAGGAGCGCCTCGTCGAGGCGCGGCGCGAAGTCCTGGTCTGCGCGGGAGCGGTGGACACCCCGCGGCTGCTGCTGCACTCCGGCATCGGGCCGCGCGCCGACCTGGAAGAGCTCGGCATTCCTGTCGCACACGATCTGTCGGGCGTCGGCGAGAACCTGCTCGACCACCCGGAGTCGGTGATCGTCTGGGAGACGCACGGTCCGATCCCCGAGAACTCGGCGATGGACAGCGACGCGGGTCTCTTCGTACGACGGGACCCGGAGTCCGCCGGGCCCGATCTCATGTTCCACTTCTACCAAATACCGTTCACCGACAACCCTGAGCGCCTCGGCTACGAGCGGCCCGCGCACGGGGTGTCGATGACGCCGAACATCCCCAAGCCGCGCAGCCGCGGCAGGCTGTATCTGACCAGTGCGGATCCGGATGTGAAGCCTGCGTTGGACTTCCGTTACTTCACGGACGAGAACGACTACGACGGCCGTACGCTCGTCGACGGGATCAAGCTCGCCCGCGAGATAGCCACGGCCGCACCGCTGGCCGGCTGGCTGAAGCGGGAGGTCTGCCCGGGGCCCGATGTCACATCCGACGAGGCCATCGGCGAGTACGCGCGCAAGGTCGCGCACACGGTGTACCACCCCGCCGGCACCTGCCGCATGGGCGCACCCGCCGATGAACTCGCCGTCGTCTCCCCGGACCTGAGGATCCGGGGACTCGACGGCATCCGCATTGCCGACGCGTCCGTATTCCCGACGATGCCCGCCGTGAACCCGATGATCGGGGTCCTGATGGTGGGAGAGAAGTGCGCGGAGCTGCTAGCAGCGACGTCCGACGAGAGGAGTGGGGTCCGTTGA
- a CDS encoding quaternary amine ABC transporter ATP-binding protein gives MDVTEKAADDGATPPVFSVTDLWKVFGPKAGRVPGDAELGALSPAELRERTGCTAAVRDVSFDVRKGEVFVVMGLSGSGKSTLVRCLTRLIEPTSGSIVIDGEDVLSMDTARLRELRRHRASMVFQHFGLLPHRSVLDNVAYGLEIQGLGKAARRSRAAEIVAKVGLEGLEHRRPGQLSGGQQQRVGLARALAVDPEVLLFDEPFSALDPLIRRDMQEEVIRLHREEGRTMIFITHDLNEALKLGDRIALMRDGRIVQLGTPEEIVGAPADDYVRDFVRDVPREQVMTVRTALRPAVGDEAESGPSIAPGATVFEAIEAVARTGSPARVMEAGRCVGVVDHAALLAVVAGVRVGEVAA, from the coding sequence GTGGACGTGACCGAGAAGGCCGCTGACGACGGTGCGACGCCGCCCGTCTTCTCCGTAACCGACCTGTGGAAGGTGTTCGGCCCGAAGGCCGGGCGCGTCCCCGGCGACGCCGAACTCGGCGCGCTCAGCCCGGCCGAGCTGCGGGAACGCACCGGCTGCACCGCCGCCGTACGCGATGTCTCCTTCGACGTACGCAAGGGCGAGGTCTTCGTCGTCATGGGCCTCTCCGGCTCCGGCAAGTCGACGCTCGTACGCTGCCTGACCCGGCTGATCGAGCCGACGTCCGGATCGATCGTCATCGACGGCGAGGACGTGCTGTCCATGGACACGGCGCGGCTGCGCGAACTGCGCCGCCACCGGGCGTCGATGGTCTTCCAGCACTTCGGCCTGCTGCCGCACCGCTCGGTGCTCGACAACGTCGCGTACGGGCTGGAGATCCAGGGCCTGGGCAAGGCGGCGCGGCGGTCCAGGGCGGCCGAGATCGTAGCGAAGGTGGGGCTCGAAGGGCTGGAGCACCGCCGCCCGGGACAGCTGTCCGGTGGACAGCAGCAGCGCGTCGGGCTGGCGCGGGCGCTGGCCGTCGACCCGGAAGTGCTGCTCTTCGACGAGCCGTTCAGCGCGCTGGACCCGTTGATCCGGCGCGATATGCAGGAGGAGGTCATCCGGCTGCACCGCGAGGAGGGCCGGACGATGATCTTCATCACCCACGATCTGAACGAGGCGCTGAAGCTGGGCGACCGCATCGCGCTGATGCGGGACGGCCGGATCGTGCAGCTGGGCACGCCGGAGGAGATCGTGGGCGCGCCCGCGGACGACTATGTACGGGACTTCGTCCGCGATGTGCCGCGCGAGCAGGTGATGACCGTACGGACCGCGCTGCGCCCGGCGGTCGGCGACGAGGCGGAGTCCGGCCCGTCGATCGCTCCCGGAGCGACGGTCTTCGAGGCGATCGAGGCGGTGGCCCGGACAGGGTCACCGGCTCGCGTCATGGAGGCCGGCCGCTGCGTGGGCGTGGTGGACCACGCGGCGCTGCTTGCAGTGGTCGCGGGTGTACGGGTCGGGGAGGTGGCGGCGTGA
- a CDS encoding ABC transporter permease, producing the protein MTATVTVSKPTDAAPTAGRWRLLLTHPGKRKVLGLALAALVLIPLGIALWGSGSWPAGLTVDVSGPLDDANEWVIDNRDTHPLFLYFLLHFSNTATDAVDGVYQFLDAMGWLGVLVAGVLFAWRAAGLGRRGVKVAATAFGAFALCGLLGMWDATLLTIALMVVAVAVAALLGVLIGLAAGLSDRVDRALRPVLDTMQVLPAFAYLLPFVLVFGTGTPAALFCTVIYAAPPMARLTALGLRGADPAVLEASASLGASGWQRLRTARLPLARKQMLLGLNQTIMMALSMVVIAALVGAGGLGEAVYSALSTVDVGKALAAGIPIVLIAVWLDRTTAAAGDRIGESNPGGGPLHGRSAWALVSAGVVAAALAGLAIGRTWPDSWTYDISTPVNKAQEWITENLTFTEVWSREFTLWILNPLRDLLIWLPWWSVLLLVAAVAWLVGTWATALTATLSMAAIGVLGVWAKSLDTLSQVLAALVLTLALGVLAGIFCARAGRLERWLRPVLDAMQTMPQFVYLIPVVALFGVTRASAIIAAVVYALPAVVRITTQGLREVDPAALEAARSLGASTRQQLLQVQLPLARPALQLAVNQGVVLVLAVVVVGGLVGGGALGYDVVKGLSRGDMGVGMTAGVAIVCLGLVLDRITQPARRKSTSH; encoded by the coding sequence GTGACCGCCACCGTCACTGTCAGCAAGCCCACCGACGCCGCGCCCACCGCGGGCAGATGGCGGCTCCTGTTGACGCATCCCGGCAAGCGCAAGGTCCTCGGGCTCGCCCTCGCCGCCCTCGTCCTGATACCTCTCGGCATCGCCCTGTGGGGGAGCGGCAGTTGGCCCGCCGGGCTGACCGTCGACGTCTCCGGGCCCCTCGACGACGCCAACGAGTGGGTCATCGACAACCGCGACACCCACCCCCTCTTCCTCTACTTCCTGCTCCACTTCTCCAACACCGCCACCGACGCCGTCGACGGGGTCTACCAGTTCCTGGACGCCATGGGCTGGCTCGGCGTACTCGTCGCCGGTGTGCTGTTCGCCTGGCGGGCCGCAGGCCTCGGGCGGCGCGGGGTCAAGGTCGCCGCGACAGCTTTCGGGGCGTTCGCCCTGTGCGGGCTGCTCGGGATGTGGGACGCCACGCTGCTCACCATCGCGCTGATGGTCGTCGCGGTGGCCGTCGCCGCGCTGCTCGGGGTGCTGATCGGGCTCGCCGCCGGGCTGTCCGACCGGGTCGACCGGGCGCTGCGGCCCGTGCTGGACACCATGCAGGTGCTGCCCGCCTTCGCGTACCTGCTGCCGTTCGTGCTGGTCTTCGGCACCGGCACGCCCGCCGCGCTCTTCTGCACGGTGATCTACGCGGCTCCGCCGATGGCCCGCCTCACGGCGCTCGGTCTGCGCGGCGCCGACCCCGCCGTGCTCGAAGCCTCCGCCTCGCTCGGCGCGAGCGGCTGGCAGCGGCTGCGGACCGCGCGGCTGCCGCTCGCCCGCAAGCAGATGCTCCTCGGCCTCAACCAGACGATCATGATGGCGCTCTCGATGGTCGTCATCGCGGCCCTCGTCGGCGCCGGCGGCCTCGGCGAGGCGGTCTACTCCGCGCTCTCCACCGTCGACGTCGGCAAGGCGCTCGCCGCGGGTATCCCGATCGTGCTGATCGCGGTCTGGCTGGACCGTACGACCGCGGCGGCCGGCGACCGTATCGGCGAGAGCAACCCCGGCGGCGGACCGCTGCACGGCCGGTCGGCGTGGGCGCTGGTGTCGGCGGGCGTCGTGGCCGCCGCGCTGGCGGGCCTCGCCATCGGCAGGACATGGCCGGACAGCTGGACGTACGACATCTCCACGCCCGTCAACAAGGCGCAGGAGTGGATCACCGAGAACCTCACCTTCACGGAGGTCTGGTCCCGCGAGTTCACGCTCTGGATCCTCAACCCCCTGCGCGACCTGCTGATCTGGCTGCCCTGGTGGTCGGTGCTGCTGCTCGTCGCGGCGGTGGCCTGGCTGGTCGGCACCTGGGCGACCGCGCTGACCGCCACGCTCTCGATGGCGGCGATCGGGGTACTCGGGGTCTGGGCGAAATCCCTGGACACGCTCTCCCAGGTGCTCGCGGCGCTCGTCCTCACGCTGGCGCTCGGCGTGCTCGCGGGCATCTTCTGCGCGCGGGCCGGGCGGCTCGAACGCTGGCTGCGGCCCGTACTCGACGCGATGCAGACGATGCCGCAGTTCGTGTACCTCATCCCGGTGGTCGCGCTGTTCGGCGTCACCCGCGCCTCGGCGATCATCGCGGCCGTCGTCTACGCCCTTCCCGCCGTCGTACGCATCACCACTCAGGGCCTGCGCGAGGTCGACCCGGCGGCGCTGGAGGCCGCCCGGTCGCTGGGTGCCTCGACGCGTCAGCAACTCCTCCAGGTGCAGCTGCCGCTGGCCCGCCCGGCGCTCCAGCTCGCCGTCAACCAGGGCGTCGTACTCGTACTCGCCGTGGTCGTCGTCGGCGGCCTGGTCGGCGGGGGCGCGCTCGGCTACGACGTCGTGAAGGGCCTCTCCCGGGGCGATATGGGCGTCGGGATGACGGCCGGAGTCGCCATCGTCTGCCTCGGTCTCGTACTGGACCGGATCACCCAGCCAGCCCGCCGCAAGTCAACGTCCCACTGA
- a CDS encoding ABC transporter substrate-binding protein, whose amino-acid sequence MRTLRITTAVISALGVIGLSACGAADTGKKDEAGGDKTVRLTVPSWVGAQANTAVAGYILKKELGYTVKTQQMGEVLAWDALSKGDIDAIMEDWGHPKEETQYVTTKKTVVKAGDLGVTGHIGWYVPKYYADKNPDVLDAKNLNKYAKDFKTAESGDKGEILEGSPDYVTNDDAIIKNLKLDLKTNYSGSEAAQITAIKKYAKEKKPFLTYWWTPQWLNAQVDMVEVKLPEYKEGCDADPKKVACAYPNTPLQKFLNADFAKDGGEAAEFLKNFKWTTEQQNEVALMIAGEKMSPEAAAEKWVNANESTWKAWLPKK is encoded by the coding sequence ATGCGCACCCTCCGTATAACCACCGCTGTCATCAGCGCCCTCGGCGTCATCGGCCTCAGCGCGTGCGGCGCTGCCGACACCGGAAAGAAGGACGAGGCCGGCGGCGACAAGACCGTGCGGCTGACCGTCCCCTCCTGGGTCGGCGCCCAGGCCAACACGGCCGTCGCCGGCTACATCCTGAAGAAGGAGCTGGGCTACACCGTCAAGACCCAGCAGATGGGCGAGGTCCTCGCCTGGGACGCGCTCTCCAAGGGCGACATCGACGCGATCATGGAGGACTGGGGTCACCCCAAGGAGGAGACGCAGTACGTCACGACGAAGAAGACCGTCGTCAAGGCGGGCGACCTCGGTGTCACCGGGCACATCGGCTGGTACGTGCCGAAGTACTACGCGGACAAGAACCCCGACGTCCTGGACGCCAAGAACCTCAACAAGTACGCCAAGGACTTCAAGACCGCGGAGAGCGGTGACAAGGGCGAGATCCTCGAGGGCTCCCCGGACTATGTCACCAACGACGACGCGATCATCAAGAACCTGAAGCTGGACCTGAAGACCAACTACTCGGGCTCCGAGGCCGCGCAGATCACGGCGATCAAGAAGTACGCCAAGGAGAAGAAGCCCTTCCTGACGTACTGGTGGACCCCGCAGTGGCTGAACGCCCAGGTCGACATGGTCGAGGTCAAGCTGCCGGAGTACAAGGAGGGTTGTGACGCGGACCCGAAGAAGGTTGCCTGCGCGTACCCGAACACGCCGCTGCAGAAGTTCCTCAACGCGGACTTCGCGAAGGACGGCGGCGAGGCGGCCGAGTTCCTGAAGAACTTCAAGTGGACGACCGAGCAGCAGAACGAGGTCGCGCTGATGATCGCCGGCGAGAAGATGTCGCCGGAGGCGGCGGCCGAGAAGTGGGTCAACGCGAACGAGTCGACGTGGAAGGCGTGGCTTCCCAAGAAGTAG
- a CDS encoding carboxymuconolactone decarboxylase family protein, with translation MTTTETPETHSCAPEHTARLQWAKLAPEVYKAMVKLDAAARQGVDPVLLELVKIRASQINHCAFCLDMHTKDALAAGESVERIVQLSAWEESQHFYTEREIAAIALTEAVTVLTDGFVPDEVYEKAAKHFDDTELAHLIAAITVINAWNRFGVTARLVPGHYTPGQYKH, from the coding sequence ATGACGACGACCGAGACGCCCGAGACGCACTCCTGCGCCCCCGAGCACACCGCCCGCCTGCAGTGGGCGAAGCTCGCCCCCGAGGTCTACAAGGCCATGGTCAAGCTGGACGCGGCCGCCCGGCAGGGCGTCGACCCGGTCCTCCTCGAGCTGGTGAAGATCCGTGCCTCGCAGATCAACCACTGCGCCTTCTGCCTCGACATGCACACCAAGGACGCTCTCGCGGCGGGCGAGTCGGTGGAGCGGATCGTCCAGCTCAGCGCCTGGGAGGAGTCGCAGCACTTCTACACGGAGAGGGAGATCGCGGCGATCGCGCTGACGGAGGCCGTCACCGTACTGACCGACGGCTTCGTCCCGGACGAGGTGTACGAGAAGGCCGCGAAGCACTTCGACGACACCGAGCTCGCGCATCTGATCGCGGCGATCACGGTCATCAACGCCTGGAACCGCTTCGGCGTGACCGCCCGGCTGGTGCCCGGCCACTACACGCCGGGCCAGTACAAGCACTGA